The following are encoded together in the Malaya genurostris strain Urasoe2022 chromosome 3, Malgen_1.1, whole genome shotgun sequence genome:
- the LOC131439467 gene encoding trypsin 5G1-like produces the protein MTSRFIYILPLLVSTNAQFDRCYERIIGGREVNITDIPFQVSLNTISDRHVCGGVVISPRWVLTAAHCVESHEVNVRFASTFSNHSGLLVSVNRSVRHPLYNEKASDYDIALLELVEAIPLDDNFFAVELPLQNESIEDGRCLLVSGWGISGFPVDRLNAVHVPVVNFEECKNVYGSVGRNVTNRMICAGYPEGGMGVCHGDSGGPLVDGRKLIGVVSWGLPPCAGPGFPGVYTRVAAFRNWITQISDV, from the coding sequence ATGACATCCCGGTTCATATACATACTACCACTGTTGGTGAGCACGAATGCCCAATTCGACCGTTGCTATGAACGAATCATCGGAGGCCGTGAGGTAAACATTACCGACATTCCTTTCCAAGTGTCGCTGAATACGATTTCTGATCGACATGTTTGCGGTGGTGTCGTCATTTCACCTAGATGGGTTCTGACGGCAGCCCATTGTGTGGAATCACATGAAGTTAACGTTCGGTTTGCGTCCACTTTCTCGAATCATTCGGGACTTCTAGTGTCAGTGAATCGTTCGGTGCGACATCCGTTGTACAATGAAAAAGCTTCTGATTACGACATTGCTCTACTCGAACTGGTCGAAGCGATTCCTTTGGATGATAATTTTTTTGCAGTCGAACTGCCACTACAAAACGAATCGATTGAAGATGGCCGGTGTCTCCTGGTGTCAGGTTGGGGCATTTCGGGTTTCCCAGTGGATCGGTTGAATGCAGTGCATGTTCCGGTTGTAAATTTCGAAGAATGTAAAAATGTATATGGGAGCGTAGGACGAAACGTCACCAATCGGATGATCTGCGCTGGGTATCCGGAAGGCGGCATGGGAGTTTGTCACGGCGACTCTGGAGGACCGCTGGTGGATGGTCGAAAGTTGATTGGGGTGGTATCCTGGGGATTGCCTCCCTGTGCTGGTCCAGGATTTCCAGGAGTGTACACTCGAGTGGCGGCCTTTCGTAACTGGATCACTCAGATTAGTGACGTATAA
- the LOC131439463 gene encoding uncharacterized protein LOC131439463 isoform X1, producing the protein MHSSNTTYDIYNSLLCENIIIIPYKSSQVIKMENEDTVVLNEHILLQDFVESAPSEACKLLFKNSKLQLRELIDCREKEIYSLASKYSVLPQIVWNWIADWRKRNQLEYIAFVEENNIQKLESPDSSPHDLNISFGTVEVIDCIDADIEKIEHRVGTSKKKLTLLSPSHLRVLLEQTDYGKQILKHATTHKLSDAGQKLVVNTVAQFHLSLGRKTTAEIINDLSDVIICVFPKESKETYYLPKAGRSNPGGKLFSRINYIKQSERQRANKEAAHIASIIEDDSKSLELTTEEESAVQWLNQNISPWSTVLTLWEISFRARKQYLKQSNRVQQLINEYPQLQEEFGYQLLDIDYRNLGLGDPSECFKKWDTIFEPVAQYVNKNAKDPSSKRLLQGLRDASYSSDIRLLHLLHALSTVLIPVKASKGFKPTISVAQSDTFLLANSRDSGRTKLHDTLQILENLKLPASPKLVVIDESL; encoded by the exons ATGCATTCCTCAAACACAACTTATGATATTTATAACAGTCTACTTTGTGAAAATATCATAATTATTCCTTATAAAAGCAGTCAAGTCATAAAAATGGAAAACGAAGACACCGTTGTTTTAAACGAGCACATTTTGCTTCAAGACTTTGTGGAAAGCGCACCATCTGAAGCGTGCAAAttactttttaaaaattcaaaattacaattGAGAGAGTTGATCGACTGCAGAGAAAAAGAAATATATTCGTTGGCTTCAAAATATTCCGTTCTTCCACAAATCGTTTGGAATTGGATTGCGGACTGGAGGAAAAGAAAT CAATTAGAATATATTGCTTTTGTTGAGGAAAATAACATCCAGAAATTGGAATCTCCGGACTCGTCTCCTCACGACTTAAATATTTCGTTTGGAACTGTAGAGGTCATTGATTGTATTGATGCTGATATCGAG AAGATAGAGCACAGAGTCGGAACCTCAAAAAAAAAGCTTACCCTTTTGTCACCATCCCATCTGCGCGTTCTTTTAGAACAAACCGACTATGGCAAACAAATATTAAAACACGCTACAACGCATAAGCTTTCCGATGCTGGCCAAAAACTAGTTGTGAACACAGTTGCACAATTTCATTTATCCTTAGGACGCAAAACAACAGCAGAAATAATTAATGATCTCAGCGACGTGATTATTTGTGTATTTCCTAAAGAGTCAAAG GAAACCTATTACTTGCCGAAAGCAGGacgatcgaacccaggtgggaagCTGTTTAGCCGAATCAATTATATAAAGCAGTCCGAACGTCAAAGAGCCAATAAAGAAGCTGCACATATTGCTTCCATAATTGAAGATGATTCAAAGTCTCTAGAGTTGACTACGGAAGAGGAAAGCGCAGTGCAGTGGCTCAACCAAAACATTTCTCCTTGGTCAACCGTACTCACACTGTGGGAAATTAGTTTCAGAGCGAGGAAGCAATATTTGAAGCAATCTAATCGCGTGCAGCAGCTGATCAACGAATACCCGCAATTGCAAGAAGAGTTCGGATATCAATTG TTGGACATTGATTATCGAAACCTTGGTTTGGGTGATCCAAGTGAATGTTTTAAAAAGTGGGATACTATTTTCGAGCCAGTTGCACAGTATGTGAATAAGAATGCAAAAGATCCATCGTCAAAGCGCTTGTTGCAAGGTTTAAGAGATGCCAGTTATTCTTCCG ACATACGTTTGCTTCATCTTCTCCATGCTTTGAGTACAGTGCTTATTCCTGTTAAGGCATCAAAGGGATTCAAACCAACAATATCGGTTGCACAATCGGATACTTTCCTGTTGGCTAATAGCAGAGATTCAGGCCGAACAAAACTCCATGATACACTGCAAATATTGGAGAATCTAAAGCTACCTGCTTCTCCAAAATTGGTAGTAATAGATGAATCTTTGTAA
- the LOC131439463 gene encoding uncharacterized protein LOC131439463 isoform X2 has translation MTQQLEYIAFVEENNIQKLESPDSSPHDLNISFGTVEVIDCIDADIEKIEHRVGTSKKKLTLLSPSHLRVLLEQTDYGKQILKHATTHKLSDAGQKLVVNTVAQFHLSLGRKTTAEIINDLSDVIICVFPKESKETYYLPKAGRSNPGGKLFSRINYIKQSERQRANKEAAHIASIIEDDSKSLELTTEEESAVQWLNQNISPWSTVLTLWEISFRARKQYLKQSNRVQQLINEYPQLQEEFGYQLLDIDYRNLGLGDPSECFKKWDTIFEPVAQYVNKNAKDPSSKRLLQGLRDASYSSDIRLLHLLHALSTVLIPVKASKGFKPTISVAQSDTFLLANSRDSGRTKLHDTLQILENLKLPASPKLVVIDESL, from the exons ATGACACAGCAATTAGAATATATTGCTTTTGTTGAGGAAAATAACATCCAGAAATTGGAATCTCCGGACTCGTCTCCTCACGACTTAAATATTTCGTTTGGAACTGTAGAGGTCATTGATTGTATTGATGCTGATATCGAG AAGATAGAGCACAGAGTCGGAACCTCAAAAAAAAAGCTTACCCTTTTGTCACCATCCCATCTGCGCGTTCTTTTAGAACAAACCGACTATGGCAAACAAATATTAAAACACGCTACAACGCATAAGCTTTCCGATGCTGGCCAAAAACTAGTTGTGAACACAGTTGCACAATTTCATTTATCCTTAGGACGCAAAACAACAGCAGAAATAATTAATGATCTCAGCGACGTGATTATTTGTGTATTTCCTAAAGAGTCAAAG GAAACCTATTACTTGCCGAAAGCAGGacgatcgaacccaggtgggaagCTGTTTAGCCGAATCAATTATATAAAGCAGTCCGAACGTCAAAGAGCCAATAAAGAAGCTGCACATATTGCTTCCATAATTGAAGATGATTCAAAGTCTCTAGAGTTGACTACGGAAGAGGAAAGCGCAGTGCAGTGGCTCAACCAAAACATTTCTCCTTGGTCAACCGTACTCACACTGTGGGAAATTAGTTTCAGAGCGAGGAAGCAATATTTGAAGCAATCTAATCGCGTGCAGCAGCTGATCAACGAATACCCGCAATTGCAAGAAGAGTTCGGATATCAATTG TTGGACATTGATTATCGAAACCTTGGTTTGGGTGATCCAAGTGAATGTTTTAAAAAGTGGGATACTATTTTCGAGCCAGTTGCACAGTATGTGAATAAGAATGCAAAAGATCCATCGTCAAAGCGCTTGTTGCAAGGTTTAAGAGATGCCAGTTATTCTTCCG ACATACGTTTGCTTCATCTTCTCCATGCTTTGAGTACAGTGCTTATTCCTGTTAAGGCATCAAAGGGATTCAAACCAACAATATCGGTTGCACAATCGGATACTTTCCTGTTGGCTAATAGCAGAGATTCAGGCCGAACAAAACTCCATGATACACTGCAAATATTGGAGAATCTAAAGCTACCTGCTTCTCCAAAATTGGTAGTAATAGATGAATCTTTGTAA